A genome region from Chryseobacterium sp. G0186 includes the following:
- a CDS encoding glycoside hydrolase family 10 protein gives MKISKIKLVYLLGAFASVSVACSVQNNVTKTPPVKNTTKPNSNTNNQPKPPVIVTKPATGMQTEDTFRTTLPEIKREFRGAWIASVANINWPSRNDLTVDQQKAEAVNMLDMLKNNNFNAAIFQIRPSADALYTSNIEPWSYFLTGETGTAPYPNYDPLQFWIEEAHKRGLELHVWLNPYRAHHSNGGTVNKLSMANMLSNLVVRLKNGMYWFDPANPKTQDHVSTVVKDIVKRYDIDAVHFDDYFYPYATYNKGADFPDSASWNTYINNGGSLSRADWRRDNVNKFVERIYKEIHAEKNNVRFGISPFGIWKPGYPAGIVGSSQYDELYADAKLWLNKGWVDYFSPQLYWPIDSKGQGFESLLSWWQSENTMNRHLWPGLNTVEIKVSDRPTEIKNQIEVSRKILKNDAGEIHWSIAGLTKNPGMLPTLKNGPYSEKALIPKSPWIKTAPLQTPTLFITDNGSFAQVSWSTKNMANVFQWVLFTQYNGVWQTEILTLDTLSKDIPKFKEGKKLNGIAIKAIDRLGNESDYMAKKIK, from the coding sequence ATGAAAATCAGTAAAATAAAATTAGTTTATTTGTTGGGTGCTTTTGCATCAGTAAGTGTTGCATGTTCCGTTCAGAACAATGTTACCAAGACCCCTCCCGTTAAAAATACAACAAAACCCAACAGCAATACCAACAACCAGCCTAAACCTCCGGTAATTGTAACAAAACCTGCAACAGGAATGCAGACTGAAGACACGTTCAGAACCACTCTTCCCGAAATTAAAAGAGAGTTCCGCGGAGCATGGATTGCCAGTGTTGCGAATATCAACTGGCCTTCCAGAAATGACCTTACCGTAGACCAACAGAAAGCAGAGGCTGTCAATATGCTGGACATGTTGAAGAACAACAATTTTAATGCAGCTATTTTCCAGATCAGACCGTCTGCAGATGCTTTATATACAAGTAATATTGAACCTTGGTCTTACTTTTTGACCGGGGAAACAGGAACCGCTCCTTATCCCAACTATGATCCTCTTCAATTCTGGATTGAAGAAGCGCACAAAAGAGGGTTGGAGCTTCATGTTTGGCTAAACCCTTACCGTGCTCACCATTCCAATGGAGGTACCGTAAACAAACTGTCAATGGCCAATATGCTTTCCAATCTGGTGGTAAGACTAAAGAACGGAATGTACTGGTTTGATCCGGCTAACCCGAAGACACAGGACCACGTTTCCACAGTGGTAAAGGATATTGTAAAAAGATATGATATTGATGCTGTTCACTTCGATGATTACTTTTATCCCTATGCAACCTACAACAAAGGCGCAGATTTTCCGGATAGTGCAAGCTGGAATACCTATATAAACAATGGCGGAAGTTTGTCAAGAGCAGATTGGAGAAGAGATAACGTAAATAAATTTGTAGAACGTATCTACAAAGAAATTCACGCAGAAAAAAATAATGTAAGATTCGGGATCAGCCCATTTGGAATCTGGAAACCGGGTTATCCTGCAGGAATTGTAGGATCCTCACAGTACGATGAACTGTATGCAGACGCTAAACTTTGGTTAAATAAAGGCTGGGTAGATTATTTCTCTCCCCAACTTTATTGGCCCATTGATTCAAAAGGGCAGGGTTTTGAATCCCTGTTGAGTTGGTGGCAATCTGAAAATACAATGAACCGCCACTTGTGGCCGGGATTGAATACCGTTGAAATAAAAGTGTCAGACCGTCCGACGGAAATCAAAAATCAAATTGAAGTTTCCAGAAAGATCCTGAAAAATGATGCCGGAGAAATTCACTGGAGTATTGCCGGACTGACCAAAAATCCTGGCATGCTTCCAACCCTAAAAAATGGGCCATACAGTGAAAAAGCATTAATTCCTAAGTCTCCATGGATAAAAACGGCACCATTACAGACTCCAACCTTGTTTATCACAGACAACGGAAGCTTTGCACAAGTGAGCTGGAGTACAAAAAATATGGCAAACGTTTTCCAATGGGTACTTTTTACACAGTACAATGGGGTGTGGCAGACAGAAATTTTGACATTAGATACTCTTTCAAAAGATATTCCTAAGTTTAAAGAAGGTAAAAAATTGAATGGAATAGCCATCAAAGCCATCGACAGGCTAGGAAATGAAAGTGATTATATGGCGAAGAAAATTAAATAA
- a CDS encoding MFS transporter yields the protein MEKVQNAQKNNILTVIVASSAGTLIEWYDMFLAIILAGTLSVNLFPDEGSHFLETLAVVASSFMFRPIGSLIFGNIGDKIGRKYSFLLSLVLMGASTFLIGCIPNFSQIGWLAPVLLLVCRLMQGLAISGEYAGAVIYVAEHAPASKRGFYTGFIQATVPIGLLVCLTVIFITRTVMSEADFNNFGWRIPFLLSSVLVLLSYFARKKLHESPVFEELKKAGKTSKSPVKEAFTTRGNVKLMLKAIFGGNAAQSSVMQTSLFVTLFFMQRAVKLPDTTVLLITGVVTLFSAYFYQYFGALSDRVGRKKVLIGGLISSLILIPLSFYLFMEIGNPDRLTEVHEISTAATLKIMGISFLLSIAGAATYGPLGAFMLEIFPTKIRYTSMGFAQNMGNGFIGGATTFVTEFIKTSFVVSAAMAPFIGLAYPVFLVVTAIIVNMLFVPETYKNDLSDEENTGNRIP from the coding sequence ATGGAAAAAGTTCAAAATGCTCAGAAAAATAATATTTTAACAGTGATTGTCGCCTCTTCAGCAGGAACCCTGATAGAATGGTATGATATGTTTCTTGCCATTATTTTGGCTGGAACCCTCTCCGTTAACTTATTCCCTGACGAAGGGTCTCACTTTTTGGAAACCCTTGCTGTAGTTGCTTCATCCTTTATGTTTCGGCCAATTGGTTCTCTTATTTTTGGAAATATTGGAGATAAAATAGGCCGAAAATATTCTTTTCTTCTTTCCCTGGTTTTAATGGGAGCTTCTACATTCTTAATCGGATGTATTCCCAATTTTTCTCAGATAGGATGGCTGGCTCCCGTATTGCTTTTGGTATGCAGGCTGATGCAGGGACTTGCTATTAGTGGAGAATATGCCGGAGCTGTAATATATGTTGCAGAACATGCGCCGGCAAGCAAAAGAGGTTTTTATACAGGATTTATTCAGGCCACAGTTCCTATTGGACTATTGGTATGCCTTACTGTAATTTTTATTACCCGCACAGTAATGTCTGAAGCAGATTTTAATAATTTTGGCTGGCGAATCCCCTTTTTATTAAGTTCTGTTCTTGTGTTGCTTAGTTATTTTGCCAGAAAAAAACTTCACGAAAGCCCAGTTTTTGAAGAACTTAAAAAGGCAGGAAAGACCAGCAAATCTCCTGTAAAGGAGGCGTTTACCACAAGAGGGAATGTAAAATTAATGCTTAAGGCTATTTTTGGTGGAAATGCTGCCCAGAGCTCAGTAATGCAGACAAGTCTGTTTGTTACCCTCTTCTTTATGCAGAGAGCAGTAAAATTACCGGATACCACTGTTCTTTTAATCACGGGGGTAGTAACATTGTTCAGTGCCTATTTTTACCAGTATTTTGGCGCTTTGAGTGATAGAGTAGGGCGAAAAAAAGTCTTAATAGGAGGTTTGATTTCAAGTTTGATATTGATCCCCCTGTCATTTTATCTCTTTATGGAAATAGGAAATCCGGATAGACTTACGGAGGTTCATGAAATCAGTACCGCTGCAACCCTGAAAATAATGGGAATCAGTTTTCTGCTTTCCATAGCCGGAGCAGCAACGTATGGCCCATTGGGAGCATTTATGCTTGAGATTTTCCCTACAAAAATCAGATATACAAGTATGGGATTTGCTCAAAATATGGGAAATGGATTTATTGGCGGAGCAACTACTTTTGTCACTGAATTTATCAAGACTTCCTTTGTGGTAAGTGCTGCAATGGCTCCGTTTATAGGCTTGGCTTATCCTGTTTTTCTGGTTGTTACAGCAATAATTGTCAATATGCTATTTGTTCCGGAAACTTATAAAAATGATCTGTCAGATGAAGAAAATACGGGAAACAGAATACCATAG
- a CDS encoding DcaP family trimeric outer membrane transporter, with the protein MSNKRISLFCFVGILSTAPLMAQSTIEKKSDTLVSTPKNEEVKGSLIKIGFYGFIRNDAFYDTRQNIGAGENIVPLYPKDQALDASGKDINASQKFHMLSVLSRVGINVKGPQVLGAKTSGILEAEFFGSTEAGINELRLRHAYFTLDWGNTQLGMGQYWHPLVIMDCLPNVVNYGTGSPIFALNRNPQIRLTQKLTKNINAIAAINSQRDFTPNTSPYRDSGVPSSHLQLQYKSAKFIAGIAGQYEVIRPQLSSGTPPVVNNNKVKSFTALAYARIITKPLMISASAIMAQNAASFVMLGGFVGYSAPGEADIFRTMNTRSAWIDFQQTTSNKIAFGLFAGIVKNMGANNPIENRIPATYGVTSSWGAVSATKGSRSVDQLWRIVPRIDWSASKAIKLRFEVENTVATWGDAQNNGRGIGNEYNAKNLRFHLATFFMF; encoded by the coding sequence ATGAGTAACAAAAGAATATCTTTATTTTGCTTTGTAGGGATTCTTTCAACTGCTCCATTAATGGCACAGAGTACTATTGAAAAAAAATCGGATACATTGGTGTCAACCCCAAAGAACGAAGAAGTAAAGGGAAGTCTGATAAAAATCGGATTTTATGGATTTATTAGAAATGACGCCTTTTATGATACAAGACAAAATATTGGCGCAGGAGAAAATATCGTGCCCCTTTATCCTAAGGACCAAGCCTTGGATGCTTCTGGAAAAGATATTAATGCTTCTCAGAAATTTCACATGCTTTCAGTACTTTCAAGAGTAGGAATTAATGTAAAGGGGCCTCAGGTGCTGGGCGCTAAAACTTCAGGAATCCTGGAAGCCGAATTTTTTGGCTCTACAGAAGCTGGTATCAATGAACTGAGGCTTCGGCATGCATATTTTACTCTTGATTGGGGCAATACACAACTCGGAATGGGACAGTACTGGCACCCATTAGTCATTATGGATTGCCTGCCCAATGTAGTAAATTATGGAACAGGTTCCCCCATATTTGCTTTAAACAGGAATCCCCAGATACGGCTCACTCAAAAACTCACAAAAAATATTAATGCCATTGCCGCCATCAATTCACAAAGAGATTTTACACCCAATACTTCGCCCTATAGAGATAGTGGGGTACCGTCATCTCATCTGCAGCTTCAGTATAAATCAGCAAAATTTATTGCAGGAATTGCCGGACAGTATGAAGTAATTCGGCCACAATTATCATCCGGAACACCTCCTGTAGTCAATAACAATAAGGTAAAAAGTTTTACAGCGTTAGCTTATGCAAGAATTATTACCAAACCATTAATGATAAGTGCATCTGCAATAATGGCTCAAAATGCGGCATCGTTTGTAATGCTTGGCGGATTTGTGGGTTATTCTGCACCGGGAGAGGCAGATATTTTCCGTACGATGAATACGAGAAGCGCATGGATAGACTTTCAACAGACTACGTCTAACAAAATAGCTTTTGGTCTTTTTGCAGGAATTGTTAAAAATATGGGAGCTAATAATCCTATAGAGAATAGAATACCCGCCACATATGGAGTCACTTCCTCCTGGGGTGCGGTTTCTGCCACGAAAGGAAGCCGAAGTGTAGATCAGCTTTGGCGTATTGTTCCAAGGATAGACTGGTCTGCCAGCAAAGCCATAAAACTTAGATTTGAAGTGGAGAATACGGTGGCAACCTGGGGAGATGCCCAAAATAATGGACGTGGAATAGGAAATGAATATAATGCAAAAAATCTCCGGTTTCATCTTGCCACATTCTTTATGTTCTAA